One segment of Carya illinoinensis cultivar Pawnee chromosome 1, C.illinoinensisPawnee_v1, whole genome shotgun sequence DNA contains the following:
- the LOC122300249 gene encoding secreted RxLR effector protein 161-like, with protein MHSFSPGKAPIVKGDKFSKSQCPQDDNERTQMQMVPYSSVVDSLMYAQVCTQPDIAYVVGRYLSDPGLAHWKATKKVLRYLQGTKDLVLTYWRSDILDIVGYSNANFAGCLDDRKSTSSCVFMMAEGDVSWKSVKQALAASSTMEAENSKTQWKIHHKYLEILIASRDANSSISKLNKKRLQ; from the exons ATGCATTCTTTTTCTCCTGGGAAAGCACCTATTGTAAAAGGTGATAAGTTTTCTAAGTCTCAATGCCCTCAGGATGATAATGAGAGGACTCAAATGCAAATGGTTCCCTATTCATCAGTTGTGGATAGTTTGATGTATGCTCAAGTATGTACACAACCTGATATTGCTTATGTTGTTGGTAGATATTTGAGTGATCCTGGTTTGGCTCATTGGAAAGCTACAAAGAAAGTACTTAGGTACTTGCAAGGCACTAAAGATCTAGTGCTCACATATTGGCGATCTGACATTCTTGATATAGTTGGATATTCTAATGCCAATTTTGCAGGTTGTTTAGATGATAGGAAATCCACTTCTAGTTGTGTTTTTATGATGGCAGAAGGAGATGTTTCTTGGAAAAGTGTCAAACAGGCACTTGCAGCTTCCTCTACAATGGAGGCAGA GAACTCTAAAACTCAATGGAAAATCCATCACAAGTATTTGGAG ATTCTTATTGCAAGCAGAGATGCAAATTCCTCCATCTCAAAGTTGAATAAGAAAAG ACTACAGTGA